From a single Rhodococcus qingshengii JCM 15477 genomic region:
- a CDS encoding metallopeptidase family protein, with protein MTVTMTPDRFEELVGEALDLIPPELAKAIDNVVVLVEARDEEEPGLLGLYQGVALTERDSHYGGYLPDTVTIFRDSILDICASEDEVVHEVAVTVIHEIAHYFGIEEDRLHELGWG; from the coding sequence ATGACGGTAACTATGACGCCCGACCGGTTCGAGGAACTGGTCGGCGAGGCGCTCGATCTGATTCCGCCCGAACTTGCCAAGGCAATCGACAATGTCGTGGTGCTTGTCGAAGCACGTGACGAGGAAGAACCGGGGCTGCTCGGTTTGTATCAGGGCGTCGCTCTGACCGAGCGGGATTCTCATTACGGTGGGTACCTGCCGGACACGGTCACTATTTTCCGCGATTCGATACTCGACATCTGCGCATCCGAGGACGAGGTTGTTCACGAGGTTGCCGTGACCGTCATCCACGAGATCGCGCACTATTTCGGCATCGAAGAAGACAGATTGCACGAACTCGGCTGGGGCTGA
- the pheA gene encoding prephenate dehydratase, translated as MPRIAYFGPSGTFTEIALAQLEAEGAFGETVERVPAGSPPATLDMVRDGSVDGAVVPFENSVEGGVAPTLDSLALGSPLQIVAETDLDVSFSILVRAGTTADQVRTIGAYPHAGAQVRGWIAENLPQAEVVLASSNAGAALDVQAGTVDAGVSTALAGQMLGLESLADNVADVGGARTRFVLVTKPAPVPARTGADRTALVLHLDNAPGSLVRALSEFAARGIDLTRIESRPMRTELGTYRFFVDCVGHVEDSLVAEAMRALHRKSGVRFLGSWATANSTGPQPPSDEEAIRWIDELKHGGGER; from the coding sequence GTGCCAAGAATCGCGTATTTCGGTCCGTCGGGAACCTTCACGGAGATAGCTCTCGCCCAGTTGGAGGCTGAGGGCGCGTTCGGCGAAACCGTCGAGCGAGTACCGGCCGGCAGTCCGCCGGCGACTCTCGACATGGTTCGCGACGGTTCCGTGGACGGAGCCGTGGTTCCCTTCGAGAACTCGGTGGAAGGCGGCGTAGCTCCGACGCTCGATTCACTCGCTCTCGGTTCGCCGCTGCAGATCGTCGCCGAAACCGATCTGGACGTGAGTTTCTCCATCCTGGTTCGGGCCGGGACCACCGCCGATCAGGTCCGAACGATCGGCGCGTACCCGCATGCGGGCGCGCAGGTCCGCGGATGGATCGCCGAGAACCTGCCCCAGGCCGAGGTGGTGTTGGCCTCGTCCAACGCCGGTGCGGCCCTGGATGTGCAGGCCGGAACCGTCGACGCCGGTGTGTCCACGGCTTTGGCCGGTCAGATGCTCGGACTCGAGAGCCTGGCGGACAACGTCGCCGATGTAGGCGGCGCCCGCACACGTTTCGTGTTGGTCACCAAGCCGGCCCCGGTTCCGGCGCGGACCGGTGCCGATCGCACCGCGCTGGTGCTTCACCTCGACAACGCGCCCGGCTCCCTGGTGCGTGCACTCTCCGAATTCGCCGCTCGCGGTATCGATCTGACTCGGATCGAATCACGGCCGATGCGAACGGAATTGGGCACGTACCGGTTCTTCGTGGACTGCGTCGGACACGTCGAGGACTCGCTGGTGGCCGAGGCGATGCGTGCGCTGCATCGTAAATCCGGAGTCCGCTTCCTGGGGTCGTGGGCGACAGCGAATTCGACCGGGCCACAACCTCCTTCGGACGAAGAAGCGATTCGGTGGATCGACGAACTCAAGCATGGAGGGGGAGAACGATGA
- a CDS encoding PE family protein, producing MHVDPQALVAAAMELESAATRLRGIVSTAQPTLRVLPAGSEEVSGSAANYFNTISGSLASSTDRAIEELIAAAAALRKNAAAYELEDQLTKSSLAAAPI from the coding sequence ATGCACGTCGACCCTCAAGCCCTAGTTGCCGCCGCAATGGAACTCGAGTCTGCGGCGACGCGATTGCGCGGAATCGTCTCTACTGCGCAGCCGACGCTACGCGTTCTCCCAGCGGGATCCGAAGAAGTGTCCGGTAGCGCGGCAAATTACTTCAACACCATCTCGGGCAGCCTTGCCTCGTCCACCGATCGGGCAATCGAGGAGCTCATCGCGGCTGCGGCAGCTCTGCGCAAGAATGCAGCTGCCTACGAGCTCGAAGACCAGCTCACCAAGTCCAGCCTGGCAGCCGCACCGATCTGA
- the serS gene encoding serine--tRNA ligase, whose product MIDLKFLRENPEIVRESQRTRGEDPGLVDALLEADASRRAAVLTGDNLRAEQKAFGKKVGQASPEERPALLEGSKELAAKVKEAEAAQHEAQAALDAAHRAISNVVQEGAPAGGEDDYIVLEHVGEIPKFDFEPKDHLELGESLGLIDMERGAKVSGSRFYFMTGYGAMLQLGLLQLAAQKAIANGFTMMIPPVLVRPEIMAGTGFLGAHSDEIYHLQDDDLYLVGTSEVPMAGYHSGEILELNEGPKRYAGWSSCFRREAGSYGKDTRGIIRVHQFDKVEMFTYCRPEDADAEHQRLLGWERDMLAAIDVPYRVIDVAGGDLGSSAARKFDCEAWVPTQGTYRELTSTSNCTTFQARRLGVRYRDENGKPQTAATLNGTLATTRWIVSILENHQQADGSVRVPEALVPFVGTDVLR is encoded by the coding sequence GTGATTGACCTCAAGTTTCTCCGTGAGAACCCCGAAATCGTCCGCGAGTCGCAGCGCACCCGTGGAGAAGATCCAGGACTGGTCGACGCTCTGCTCGAAGCCGACGCGTCCCGACGCGCTGCCGTTCTGACCGGAGACAACCTCCGCGCAGAGCAGAAGGCCTTCGGCAAGAAGGTCGGACAGGCATCTCCGGAGGAGCGTCCCGCACTGCTCGAAGGTTCCAAGGAACTGGCGGCAAAGGTCAAGGAAGCCGAGGCCGCGCAGCACGAGGCGCAGGCCGCGCTCGACGCCGCACACCGCGCGATTTCCAACGTCGTACAAGAAGGTGCGCCGGCCGGCGGCGAGGACGACTACATCGTTCTCGAACACGTCGGTGAGATTCCGAAGTTCGACTTCGAGCCGAAGGATCACCTCGAGCTGGGCGAGTCGCTCGGCCTGATCGACATGGAACGCGGCGCCAAGGTTTCGGGTTCGCGCTTCTACTTCATGACCGGCTACGGGGCCATGCTCCAGCTCGGACTGCTGCAGTTGGCTGCGCAGAAGGCGATCGCCAACGGATTCACGATGATGATTCCGCCGGTGCTCGTACGTCCGGAAATCATGGCGGGTACCGGCTTCCTCGGTGCTCACTCGGACGAGATCTACCACTTGCAAGATGACGACCTGTACCTCGTCGGAACTTCCGAGGTACCCATGGCCGGCTACCACTCGGGCGAGATCCTCGAACTGAACGAAGGCCCGAAGCGCTACGCCGGTTGGTCCTCGTGCTTCCGCCGCGAGGCCGGAAGCTACGGCAAGGACACCCGCGGCATCATCCGTGTCCATCAGTTCGACAAGGTCGAGATGTTCACGTACTGCCGTCCCGAGGACGCCGACGCCGAACACCAGCGTCTCCTAGGGTGGGAGCGAGACATGTTGGCGGCCATCGACGTTCCGTACCGCGTGATCGACGTCGCCGGCGGAGACCTCGGTTCTTCGGCTGCGCGTAAGTTCGACTGCGAGGCATGGGTCCCGACGCAGGGCACCTACCGCGAGCTGACATCGACGTCCAACTGCACGACGTTCCAGGCCCGCCGCCTCGGAGTTCGGTACCGCGACGAGAACGGCAAGCCGCAGACGGCCGCCACTCTCAACGGCACCTTGGCTACGACGCGCTGGATCGTGTCGATTCTCGAGAACCATCAGCAGGCCGACGGCTCGGTGCGAGTGCCCGAGGCATTGGTGCCGTTTGTCGGCACGGATGTGCTTCGCTGA
- a CDS encoding histidine phosphatase family protein — protein MTGRLILVRHGQTEANVAKRLDTALPGAKLTPEGLAQAETLGIGLASAPPLALVSSLALRARQTAGFVEQAAGVTLDVRDGLHEVQAGDLEDRTDEAAHRLFMETFHHWHTGNLGARIPGGETGYDVLERYVPVVNALREEFLEGSRDGGDIVVVSHGAAIRLVAAQLAGVPGLFAANNHLANTETVELLPSVDGGWECLRWGTVNPPFEHRLIPGADDVMG, from the coding sequence ATGACCGGAAGGCTCATCCTCGTTCGGCACGGTCAGACGGAGGCGAATGTCGCCAAACGTCTCGACACCGCACTACCCGGAGCAAAGCTCACGCCGGAAGGGTTGGCGCAGGCCGAGACGTTGGGCATCGGCCTGGCTTCGGCGCCTCCGCTGGCACTCGTATCGTCGTTGGCTTTGCGTGCCCGGCAGACCGCAGGTTTCGTGGAGCAGGCCGCCGGTGTCACTCTGGATGTGCGGGACGGATTGCACGAGGTGCAGGCCGGTGACCTCGAAGATCGTACCGACGAGGCCGCGCACCGACTGTTCATGGAGACGTTCCATCACTGGCACACCGGCAACCTCGGCGCTCGCATCCCCGGTGGTGAAACGGGATACGACGTCCTGGAGCGGTACGTCCCCGTCGTCAATGCGTTGCGCGAAGAATTTCTCGAAGGCTCACGAGACGGCGGCGACATCGTCGTGGTCAGTCATGGTGCGGCGATCCGTCTTGTCGCAGCCCAGCTTGCCGGTGTCCCCGGTCTGTTCGCAGCCAACAACCACTTGGCCAACACCGAGACCGTCGAACTGTTGCCTTCGGTCGACGGCGGTTGGGAGTGCCTGCGCTGGGGAACCGTCAACCCGCCGTTCGAGCATCGACTCATCCCCGGTGCCGACGACGTGATGGGCTGA
- a CDS encoding ESX secretion-associated protein EspG — MVDLGTSPEGWNLPVVALSQDEIDYVRERLGLDALPVVLGGATVHGSASAHRTAMQSAADSLSERDLLPGGEIHHDLSARLRVLTHPKWELALRRHVGGSISRLCVAQGEFLCVEATSTDSSFALRSVTAEPTAPVVTALGSAEAMPIAVINAPTEMLSLAFGAGPDAGSVTSALINAGIPEDDARQLGSAIVTCTAFAELVGIPHSLGATTLMTGAVTVYDTLSGRLVGSTTRAADGTEWTSISSGTSHRLRQAVNALVTELEESAPETSG, encoded by the coding sequence ATGGTGGACCTCGGCACCTCACCTGAGGGGTGGAATTTACCTGTCGTCGCCCTGTCACAGGACGAAATCGACTATGTACGTGAGCGACTCGGACTCGATGCGCTTCCCGTGGTTCTCGGTGGCGCGACGGTTCACGGTAGTGCGAGCGCTCACCGTACGGCGATGCAGTCCGCGGCAGATTCACTCTCCGAGCGCGATCTCCTCCCCGGCGGGGAGATCCATCACGACCTCAGTGCCCGCCTGCGCGTCCTGACCCACCCCAAGTGGGAGTTGGCGCTGCGTCGGCATGTCGGCGGAAGCATTTCACGCCTCTGCGTCGCGCAGGGCGAATTCCTTTGTGTCGAAGCGACTTCAACTGATTCTTCGTTCGCATTGCGCAGCGTCACCGCCGAACCGACTGCACCCGTTGTCACCGCGCTCGGCAGCGCCGAAGCAATGCCGATTGCCGTGATCAACGCACCGACCGAGATGCTCAGCCTGGCATTCGGCGCCGGCCCGGATGCAGGCAGCGTAACCTCGGCCTTGATCAACGCCGGAATACCCGAAGACGACGCGCGCCAACTGGGTAGCGCAATCGTCACATGCACCGCCTTCGCCGAATTGGTCGGAATACCACACAGTTTGGGAGCGACGACGCTCATGACCGGCGCAGTGACTGTGTACGACACCTTGTCGGGTCGGCTGGTCGGTTCGACCACTCGGGCCGCCGACGGCACCGAATGGACGTCCATCAGTTCCGGAACATCCCATCGCCTCCGACAAGCCGTGAACGCTCTGGTAACTGAACTCGAGGAATCGGCGCCGGAGACTTCCGGGTAA
- a CDS encoding septum formation family protein has product MMESMSEDKIEKSPDPADPQGTPAKKTVSASRTRRVLAAVAVGAVVAAIATIAISGGLNKDDSSSVSVSGGGPAATGSTRDDAFTAAAAGDCLNWTPATESGGDRTDMSKVQCGTEHRFEVAGPLDLSVFPGAEFGPGSRYPGALRFAELRDEHCTPIVMSYLDSKFDPKGKFSVGLMFPSESGWASGERALRCGLQFSTTTGELQPFVGRVADQDQSNVWDVGTCIGINQNLPTDPVDCAKPHAYEVISVIDLGTQFPGAMPSVEDQDRYLEGVCTQASNEYLGSADALRDKTLTLFWDNISLESWLAGSRRVNCSIGKEVETGGFAAITGSAKGDILINGAAPVPPPAAPEGRSLPTPLPGAAPPS; this is encoded by the coding sequence ATGATGGAATCGATGTCCGAAGACAAGATCGAGAAGTCGCCAGATCCGGCAGATCCCCAGGGGACGCCGGCGAAGAAAACTGTCTCCGCGAGTCGCACCCGTCGGGTCCTGGCTGCTGTGGCGGTAGGTGCGGTGGTCGCCGCGATCGCAACGATCGCGATTTCCGGTGGATTGAACAAGGACGACTCGTCCTCGGTCAGTGTCAGTGGTGGCGGTCCCGCAGCGACGGGATCTACTCGCGACGACGCCTTCACCGCGGCTGCGGCCGGCGACTGCCTCAACTGGACGCCTGCGACCGAGTCGGGCGGGGACCGCACGGACATGTCGAAGGTTCAGTGCGGAACTGAACACCGCTTCGAGGTTGCCGGACCACTCGACCTCTCGGTGTTCCCCGGCGCCGAGTTCGGCCCCGGTTCCCGGTACCCGGGCGCCCTTCGATTCGCCGAACTACGCGACGAGCACTGCACACCCATCGTCATGTCCTACCTCGATTCGAAATTCGATCCCAAGGGCAAGTTCAGCGTCGGCTTGATGTTCCCGAGCGAATCGGGTTGGGCTTCGGGCGAGCGCGCACTGCGTTGCGGGTTGCAGTTCTCGACCACGACCGGCGAGCTACAACCGTTCGTTGGCCGCGTGGCGGACCAGGACCAGTCGAACGTGTGGGACGTCGGCACTTGCATCGGCATCAACCAGAACCTCCCGACCGATCCGGTCGATTGCGCGAAACCGCATGCATACGAGGTTATTTCGGTGATAGACCTCGGCACTCAATTCCCGGGCGCAATGCCGTCGGTCGAAGATCAGGACCGCTATCTCGAGGGCGTCTGCACTCAGGCGTCCAACGAGTACCTTGGTTCCGCAGACGCGCTTCGCGACAAGACGCTGACACTGTTCTGGGACAACATTTCACTGGAAAGCTGGTTGGCCGGCAGCCGCCGAGTCAATTGTTCGATCGGCAAAGAGGTCGAAACCGGCGGGTTTGCCGCGATCACCGGAAGCGCCAAGGGCGACATCCTGATCAACGGCGCCGCTCCGGTCCCGCCACCCGCTGCACCGGAAGGTCGGTCGTTGCCGACGCCGTTGCCCGGCGCAGCTCCGCCGTCGTAA
- a CDS encoding ankyrin repeat domain-containing protein has product MSENTPLDPEAVELAGRLFDMARTGDAAGLASYVDAGVPVNLTNESGDTLVMLAAYHGHADAVVALIERGADVNRPNDKNQTPLAGAVFKGEDAVVKALVSGGADPKGGHPTAVDAARMFGREDYLSLLES; this is encoded by the coding sequence ATGAGCGAAAACACCCCACTCGATCCCGAGGCTGTCGAGCTGGCGGGCCGGCTCTTCGACATGGCACGAACCGGTGATGCAGCCGGGCTGGCGTCGTACGTCGATGCCGGAGTTCCCGTCAATCTGACCAACGAGAGTGGCGACACGCTCGTCATGTTGGCGGCGTACCACGGTCACGCTGACGCCGTCGTTGCCCTGATCGAGCGCGGCGCCGACGTCAACCGGCCCAACGACAAGAACCAGACGCCCCTTGCCGGAGCGGTCTTCAAGGGCGAGGATGCGGTGGTGAAAGCGCTGGTGAGCGGGGGAGCCGACCCGAAAGGTGGACACCCGACGGCGGTCGACGCGGCTCGGATGTTCGGACGCGAGGACTACCTGAGTCTGCTCGAATCGTGA
- a CDS encoding PPE domain-containing protein, whose amino-acid sequence MVGITGVIWYPRGAAPNSAALVAGAGPVPLGVAAGAWSTVSSGLTDTAASISRVMADLRTGWSGEAADAALSKFAPFQEWAAAAALLAGETAGKAHVQSGSYTVATLAMPSLAEIAAVQAAKVAAYSIGGALVGGAAAAEAAEEALKIRAAVTMETYDAATAHLAVQQNFDSPPSIAEPTAGASASAESPGSAARQSVVQAASTLADAIADPVRAATAAVASVVSNPVFAAAASQAGAISGGVATAASATTTAVTGATTAASALATAGAGLTGLGGAGLGGARLGASTPSLFGTPSASQAPAQVSAASATTGVGAIAGSSSSSSSTGRHALPDPSTGQSATRQNPVTSPVQGTADTVKVDPARTAGGSAPIAGGRHAAQSEDETEHDTPDYLKHFEHFADGRTVIPSVIGGALETAEH is encoded by the coding sequence ATGGTCGGCATCACCGGCGTCATCTGGTATCCACGGGGCGCAGCACCCAACTCCGCAGCACTGGTCGCCGGAGCCGGGCCGGTCCCTCTCGGCGTGGCGGCCGGGGCCTGGTCCACCGTGTCGTCCGGACTGACCGACACCGCTGCATCAATCTCTCGCGTGATGGCGGACCTTCGCACCGGGTGGTCCGGAGAAGCAGCGGATGCCGCATTGAGCAAGTTCGCGCCGTTTCAGGAATGGGCTGCTGCTGCCGCGTTGCTCGCGGGAGAAACTGCAGGTAAGGCCCATGTGCAGTCCGGTTCGTACACGGTTGCCACCCTCGCCATGCCGTCCCTGGCCGAGATTGCAGCAGTTCAAGCGGCCAAGGTCGCCGCGTATTCCATCGGCGGGGCGCTGGTAGGCGGAGCCGCTGCAGCCGAGGCTGCCGAAGAAGCTCTCAAAATTCGAGCGGCGGTGACAATGGAAACGTACGACGCCGCAACGGCCCATCTGGCCGTGCAGCAGAACTTCGACTCACCACCGTCCATCGCGGAACCCACAGCTGGGGCATCCGCTTCGGCCGAAAGCCCAGGCAGCGCCGCACGACAGTCCGTCGTGCAAGCGGCATCCACGCTCGCTGACGCAATCGCGGATCCCGTGCGCGCCGCCACCGCTGCTGTCGCATCCGTAGTTTCCAACCCGGTATTTGCCGCCGCTGCCTCACAGGCCGGTGCCATCTCCGGTGGAGTTGCCACCGCAGCCAGCGCCACCACCACCGCAGTCACAGGCGCCACCACTGCCGCATCAGCTCTCGCGACGGCAGGAGCAGGACTCACCGGACTGGGCGGCGCGGGACTCGGCGGCGCAAGACTCGGCGCTTCCACACCATCACTGTTCGGCACCCCGTCGGCAAGCCAGGCACCGGCACAGGTCAGCGCAGCATCCGCGACTACAGGAGTCGGAGCAATCGCGGGCTCGTCGTCGAGCAGCAGCAGCACCGGTCGGCACGCTCTTCCTGATCCCTCCACCGGCCAGAGCGCCACGCGCCAGAACCCCGTGACCTCGCCGGTTCAGGGCACCGCGGATACCGTCAAGGTGGATCCGGCCCGAACCGCAGGCGGATCTGCGCCGATCGCCGGCGGCCGTCATGCGGCCCAATCTGAAGACGAGACCGAGCACGACACACCCGATTACCTGAAGCACTTCGAGCACTTCGCCGACGGCCGAACAGTCATCCCGTCCGTGATCGGTGGCGCACTCGAAACTGCAGAGCATTGA
- a CDS encoding acyltransferase family protein, with product MQFSRQPSSPGEQGSVATIDRPNEERATTPHRQDLNGLRGLAIGLVVVFHVWFGRVSGGVDVFLVLSGYFFVGSLVRRAEAGGSLNPVPALRRVFLRLFPLIAVVSILTALGTALLLPRTRWADLGDQLIAVLGFFQNWQLASTASDYLAADGSVTPLQHLWSMAVQGQFYLLAIALVSVIAYVASRVNPNYFRPSLAVTLLVLTAGSFLYALAKSSRHQAWAYYDSGARLWELALGGLLAVLMTSTRSRQIASLPFSVRATIGWAGLSSILLCGIVLDGAQQFPGPWALVPVLATFALILSGVGDDTPWTSKTLAHPALTWLGSFAFALYLIHWPILVFALVITGRPEAGLLGGALIIALSVAGALALRRLIEVPVERGGRSRRYTVLACVVTAAVVLAASVAWQSYASSQTTGQRAVDTLDLPTHPGALALTDGAEVPKASMVPSIFDAPLDLPASTLDGCIADFLERDVVHCTYGDADADRTIALAGGSHSEHWLTALDELGKSHGFRVDTYLKMGCPLTIDSMQTLSDNDYPDCVDWSRGVLTELADASPDFVFTTATRPSSDGPGDVTPESYVHVWEELERDGIDVLAIRDTPWLHHDGVAYRAIDCLATTTSPDHCAMPRSEMLSDVNPAPSAIGDLTNVRLLDLSDGVCGPELCRVVEGNVLVYHDSHHLTASYVSTLSAELGRQLSVQTGWW from the coding sequence ATGCAGTTCTCGCGTCAACCGTCGTCACCGGGCGAACAAGGCTCGGTCGCCACGATCGACCGGCCGAACGAAGAACGGGCAACAACACCGCACCGACAAGACCTGAACGGACTGCGTGGCCTCGCCATCGGTTTGGTGGTCGTGTTCCACGTGTGGTTCGGACGGGTATCGGGCGGGGTGGACGTCTTCCTGGTTCTGTCCGGATACTTCTTCGTCGGCTCACTGGTTCGACGCGCCGAAGCCGGGGGTTCACTCAACCCGGTCCCGGCACTGCGGCGGGTGTTTCTGCGGCTGTTCCCCCTGATCGCGGTGGTCAGCATTTTGACCGCACTGGGGACCGCGTTGCTGCTGCCACGCACACGCTGGGCCGATCTGGGCGATCAACTGATCGCGGTGCTCGGGTTCTTCCAGAACTGGCAGCTCGCCAGCACCGCAAGCGACTACCTGGCCGCCGACGGCTCGGTCACTCCCCTGCAGCACCTGTGGTCGATGGCCGTACAAGGTCAGTTCTATCTCCTGGCCATCGCACTGGTCTCCGTGATCGCTTATGTCGCTTCACGCGTGAATCCCAACTATTTCCGCCCGTCACTCGCGGTCACCCTTCTGGTTCTGACCGCAGGATCTTTTCTCTACGCACTCGCCAAATCTTCGCGTCACCAAGCCTGGGCGTACTACGACTCCGGCGCCAGGTTGTGGGAATTGGCCCTCGGTGGTCTGCTGGCCGTTCTGATGACCAGCACACGCAGTCGGCAGATCGCATCCCTGCCGTTCTCGGTCAGAGCAACGATCGGCTGGGCGGGGCTTTCGTCGATCCTGTTGTGCGGCATAGTGCTCGACGGCGCCCAGCAGTTCCCCGGCCCGTGGGCGCTGGTGCCGGTGCTGGCCACTTTTGCGCTGATCCTGTCCGGAGTCGGCGACGACACGCCTTGGACGTCGAAGACTCTTGCCCATCCGGCACTGACGTGGCTCGGCTCGTTCGCATTCGCGCTGTACCTGATTCACTGGCCGATTCTGGTGTTTGCACTCGTGATCACCGGACGCCCCGAAGCCGGCCTGCTCGGTGGGGCACTGATCATCGCCCTCTCCGTCGCGGGGGCGCTTGCACTCCGGCGCCTGATCGAGGTTCCGGTGGAACGTGGAGGCCGCTCGCGCCGGTACACCGTCCTGGCATGCGTCGTCACCGCTGCCGTGGTCCTCGCCGCTTCGGTCGCCTGGCAGTCGTACGCGAGCAGCCAGACGACGGGCCAGCGGGCAGTCGACACCCTCGACCTCCCGACCCATCCCGGCGCACTCGCGCTCACCGACGGTGCCGAAGTACCCAAGGCGTCGATGGTTCCCTCGATCTTCGATGCGCCACTGGACCTTCCGGCCAGTACGCTCGACGGCTGTATCGCCGATTTTCTCGAGCGGGACGTCGTCCACTGCACCTACGGCGACGCCGATGCAGACAGAACCATCGCGCTCGCGGGTGGTTCGCACTCCGAGCACTGGCTCACTGCGCTCGACGAACTCGGCAAGAGTCACGGGTTCCGCGTCGACACGTATCTGAAGATGGGCTGCCCGCTCACCATCGACTCCATGCAGACGTTGTCGGACAACGACTATCCGGATTGCGTCGACTGGTCGCGTGGAGTACTGACCGAGTTGGCCGACGCCTCACCCGATTTCGTGTTCACGACGGCAACCAGGCCGAGTTCCGACGGCCCTGGCGACGTGACGCCCGAGTCTTACGTACACGTGTGGGAGGAACTGGAGCGCGACGGTATCGACGTACTCGCCATCCGCGATACCCCCTGGCTGCACCACGACGGCGTCGCCTACCGCGCGATCGACTGTCTGGCGACAACCACGTCACCCGATCACTGCGCGATGCCACGGTCCGAAATGCTCAGCGACGTCAATCCGGCGCCGTCGGCAATCGGCGATCTGACCAACGTCCGTCTACTCGACCTCAGCGACGGCGTGTGCGGACCGGAGCTGTGCCGCGTCGTGGAGGGAAATGTGTTGGTGTATCACGATTCCCACCACCTGACAGCCAGCTACGTGAGCACTCTGTCCGCTGAACTCGGGCGCCAACTGAGCGTCCAGACCGGTTGGTGGTGA